In Mastomys coucha isolate ucsf_1 unplaced genomic scaffold, UCSF_Mcou_1 pScaffold20, whole genome shotgun sequence, one DNA window encodes the following:
- the LOC116099250 gene encoding vomeronasal type-1 receptor 41-like, with protein MNKVSLLHTDTNMKIILFSEMCVGISANSILFIAHICMLLGENRSKSIDLYIAFLSLTQLMLLITMGLIVADMFMSQGRWDSTICQSLLYLHRLLRGLTLSATCLLNVLWTIMLSPRRSCLMKFKHKSPNHISGAFLLFCVLYMSFSSHLFLSIIATPNLTSENFMYVTQSCSLLPMSYSRTNMFSISIAMREAFLISLMALSSGYMMNLLWRHKKQAQHLHSTSLSSKASPEQRATRTIMLLMSFFVVLYILENVVFHSRMKFKDGSIFYCVQIIVSHSYATVSPFVFICSEKLITKFCGSMCGRLVTV; from the coding sequence ATGAATAAAGTCAGCTTACTCCACACTGACACAAACATGAAAATCATCTTGTTCTCTGAAATGTGTGTTGGGATCTCAGCAAACAGTATCCTTTTTATTGCTCACATCTGCATGCTCCTTGGTGAGAACAGGTCTAAGTCTATTGACCTCTACATTGCTTTCTTATCTCTAACCCAATTAATGTTGCTTATAACTATGGGCCTCATAGTTGCAGACATGTTTATGTCTCAGGGGAGATGGGATTCTACCATATGCCAATCCCTTCTCTATTTGCACAGGCTTCTGAGGGGCCTCACTCTTTCTGCTACCTGTCTGCTGAATGTACTTTGGACCATCATGCTTAGTCCTAGAAGATCCTGTTTAATGAAGTTTAAACATAAATCTCCTAATCATATCTCAGGTGCCTTCCTTTTATTCTGTGTTCTCTATATGTCTTTTAGCAGTCACCTTTTCCTATCGATTATTGCTACCCCCAATTTGACCTCAGAGAACTTTATGTATGTTACTCAGTCCTGCTCACTTCTACCCATGAGTTACTCCAGAACAAACATGTTTTCCATATCGATAGCCATGAGGGAAGCCTTTCTTATCAGTCTCATGGCCCTGTCCAGCGGGTACATGATGAATCTCTTATGGAGGCACAAGAAGCAGGCCCAGCATCTTCACAGCACCAGCCTTTCTTCAAAAGCATCCCCAGAGCAAAGGGCCACTAGGACCATCATGCTGCTCATGAGCTTCTTTGTGGTTCTCTACATTTTGGAAAATGTTGTCTTCCACTCAAGGATGAAGttcaaggatggttcaatattctaCTGTGTCCAAATTATTGTGTCCCATAGCTATGCCACAGTCAGcccttttgtgtttatttgttctgAAAAGCTTATAACTAAGTTTTGTGGGTCAATGTGTGGCAGACTAGTAACTGTTTGA